Genomic window (Verrucomicrobiota bacterium JB022):
ACGGTCTGGATACCTTGTTCGACATCGGGTCGGAAATCCTGATCAGCCGAGGCCCCGCCGACACGCTGCGCTACCTGCAGGAGTTCTCGCCCGCCGATCTCCAGAACATCGGCACGGCCGCACGCAAACGTATCCTCGCCTCCCACACGGCCGATCATCGCGCGGCGGAACTCGAAGGGCATTACCATGGGTGCCTCGCCCCGGCGCTCGCATCCTAAGCGGCATATGGCACAGCTTCAGACAGATTTCTCGAACCCTTCGACACCGACGGAACGCAAGGTGGCAGAGCTGGGACCGTGGTTCCAGAACCTGCACCTGCCAGATGGCACGCAGACCGCCCCCAAACATCCGCTGGGCGACTTCCCGTCGTTCAAATGGGAGCAGCTCGCCAGCCACCTGCCGGAAGACCTCTCCGGCCAGCGCGTGCTGGAGCTGGGTTGCAACGCTGGTTTCTACGCCCTGAAGCTGGCGGAGCGAGGCGCGCAGGTGGATGCGGTCGAGATCGACCCGCACTACCTGAAGCAAGCGATCTGGGCTGCCGAGCAACATGGCTTGCAAAAGCGCATCCGATTTCGCGAGGCCTCGGTCAACACCGTCATTCGCGAACCCGATCGCTACGATGGGATCTTTTTTATGGGGCTGTTTTACCACCTGCGCTACCCGCTGCTCGCGCTCGACGGGCTGGTGCGCAAGATGGACGGCTGGATGGTGTTCCAGACGCTGACCAGCCCCGAAGGCAGCGAGGGCTGCGCGGTGCCCGACAATCTCGAATTCGAGCGGCGCGAGCGCCTGGCAGAGCCGGGTTGGCCCAAGATGGCGTTTATCGAGCATCGCCTGGCCGACGACCCGACCAACTGGTGGGCGGCCAATATCCCCGGAGTCGAAGCCATGTTGCGTTCTGCCGGCCTTGAAATTGTCGAGCGGCCCATGCACGAGACGTATCTCTGCCGTCCGCGCTCCTACGCCCTGGAGGGCGACGCTTTCATTCAGCAAGCGCTTGCGGAGGTCCTTGATCCGCCCAACGCCTGAGGCTGGTACCGTCTCTGCTCCCCCTATCGGGTAAACTCAACCCCTTCCCGATATGGTATCAGAGAATCGTAAACCCGTCGTCGTAATCACGGGCGGGACGGCAGGCGTAGGACGCGCCACCGCCCGCAAATTTGCCCATGAGGGCTACAATGTAGCGGTTATAGCCCGCGAAGCCGGACGCCTGGAGGCGACGGAAAAGGAATTGCAGCAGCTGGGGGCACACGCCCTGGCGATCCAAGCCGATGTCAGCGACGCCCATGCACTGGCAATGGCAGCCGATCGTATCGAACATCAGCTAGGCGAGATCGACGTGTGGGTCAACTGCGCGATGACCAGCGTCTTCGCCCCGGTCAAGGATACCACACCGGAAGAGTTTCGCCGCGTGACGGAAGTCTGCTTCCTCGGCTACGTCTACGGCACCAAGGCAGTGCTGGGCCGCATGCTGGAGCGTGACCGCGGCACGATCGTGCAAGTGGGCTCTGCCCTCGCCTATCGGGGGATCCCGCTGCAGAGCGCATACTGCGCTTCCAAACACGCGATTCAGGGCTTCTGCGATTCCCTGCGCACGGAGCTTTTGCACGACGGCAGCAACGTGCACGTGACGATGGTCCAGCTGCCGGCGGTCAACACGCCCCAATTTAGTTGGGTCCGCAGCCGTTTGCCACAGAAGGCCCAGCCGGTGCCGCCTATCTACCAGCCCGAAGTGGCGGCCGACGGCATTTATTTGGCCGCGTGTAGTCGCCGGCGCGAGGTCCTCGTCGGCAGCTCTACGCTCAAGGCAGTTTACGGCAACAAGGTGGCTCCCGGCTATGCGGATCGCAAGCTGGCCCGCGAGGGCTACAGCGGCCAACAAATCGAGGAGCCCGAAGCTGCCGACCGCCCGGACAATCTTTATGCCCCCGTACCAGGGGACTTCGCCGCACACGGAGACTTCGACGACCGGGCTTACGGGCACAGTCTGCAGCTGGAGGCCAGCAAACATCGGGGCACTGTGGCGATGGCGGGGGTGACGACGGGCGTCCTGCTCGGCACGGCGCTCGGTTTGGCCCGCGTCTTGCGCCATAGGAACGACTCTTAACCCCCAATCCATTATGGCAGACAAAAAAGACAATAACCGCGTGGCCTTGATTACCGGAGCCGGCGAAGGCCTGGGACGCGCTACCGCGCTCCGACTGGCCCGTGACGGCGTCAAGGTGGGCTGCCTGGGGCGACACCTCGATAACACCCAGGAAACCGTCGACCTGATCAAGGAAGCGGGCGGCGAGGCCAAGGCTTTGCAGGCCGACATCAGCAAATGGGAGGACATGCAAAAGGCTGCCAAACAACTCGACGAGCTGTGGGGCCGGATCGACATCGTCTTTGCCAATGCCGGCATCAACGGCACCTGGACACCCATTGCAGACATGGAGCCGGAGGAATGGTGCAAGACGATCGACATCAACCTCACGGGCACCTTTTACACCGTCAAGGCCTGCCTCCCGATGCTGAAGCGCGACGGCGGCTCCGTCATCATCACCTCTTCGGTCAATGGTACCCGTATGTTTACCAACACGGGTGCCAGTGCCTACTCGTCGTCCAAGGCGGGTCAAGTGGCCTTCATGAAGATGATCGCACTGGAGCTGGCCAGCCACCGCATCCGCGTCAACGCCATCTGCCCCGGCGCCATCGAATCGGCCATCGACGACAATACGGATAAGGAGAACATCGAGTCCGAAGCTGAGCCGGTCGTATTCCCCGAGGGCAAAATCCCGCTGACCGACGGCAAGCCTGGCAAGGCCGAAGATGTGGCCGAGCTGGTCTACTTCCTCGCCAGCGAGCACAGCCGCCACATCACTGGCACGGAGGTCTTTATCGACGGTGCCCAATCCCTGCTCCAAGGCTAGGCATGCGCTACCAAAAGCTAGATACTACCGGCGACACCACCTATGTGCTCGTCTTTGAAACGGGCGAAGCCGTGATGGAAAAGCTGGCCGCATTTGTCGCGAAGGAAGGGATCGTTTCTGCCCGCTTCCACGGCATCGGTGCCTTTTCAGAGGCGGGCCTGCGTTTCTTCAACACCGACCATCTGGAATATATCGACATCCCGGTGCACGAGCAGGTGGAGCTGCTCTCGTTGACTGGCACGATTGCCTCTCGCGATGGCAAGGCCCAGCTGCATGCCCACGCGATCCTGGGCAAGCCAGATGGCCAGTGTATCGGCGGGCACCTTAAGGATGCCGTGGTGCGCCCCACCCTGGAGGTGATGGTGATTGCCAGCCCGGCTCACCTGCACCGCGAATTCGACCCACGGGTCGAGCTGCCCTTGTTGCAGCTCGATGCCAGCAAGCAACAGGAAGTGTAATCCTTTCACTTACGAATCCCTACCACCATGAACGCTCAAACTTCTTTCCTTTACCGCCCCTTGGCGGGGCTGAGCCTGCTCGCGGCTTTCTGCTTTGCGGGCTGCGAAAACTACCGTAAGCCGCAGAACACCGAAGAAGGTGCGCTGCAAGGCGCGGCGGCCGGAGCCGCAGCCGGGGCCTTGATCGGGTCCCAATCGGGCGATGCGCTCGAAGGGGCGGCCATCGGGGGCGCAGCAGGAGCCGCAGCGGGTGGCTACTACGGCAATCGCGAGGAACGGCGCGACCGCGACGATGACGACTGATCGCGGGCCAGAAATTTGTGCTAAGCGAGCGGCGGGGATCAGGCTCCCGCCGCTTTTTTGTGCCCTACTCCTTCGCCGGGTAGAGCTTGGTGCCCCCTTGGGTCTCGGGCTGGAAAGGCTGCTCGTCGGTCACGCGCTGATAGCCTTCCGGCAGCTCTCCCCAGTTCCATGTGATGCCACTGACGAAGTAGCGCGCGTTGCCGGGAGGAGCCTGCAGCGTGACGCTGTCGGTAGACTCGGTGATGACCTGCGCGGCCATGCCCTCGCTGTGCGCCACTCGCGCCCAGATCCATACCTGGTCGCGCACCTGCCAGACTTCCTGGATCGAGATGCTGTGAGCAGGCGTTGGGACCTGGAGCGTGGCGGTAAAGGTCCGCTCTGCCCAGGCGCGTTCCTGCTCGCTGGGCGTGGTCGAGCCCGTGGGATCGGCGGTAGTGGATGCGCGCTCGCAAGCCGTGAAGAGGGTAACGCCGGCGAAGGCGATCAAGGGGAAGATGGGTTTACGCATAACAGATCCATTCACTGCAGGATTCCGGCCGATGAGCGAGCGCTTTTACCGCTTGCTCAGGATGCCCCCCTAGAGGGGCCGAAGCGTTTCACTTTGCATCGTTGGCTATTCCACCCAGGCGGAAATACGGGTTCCTGAAGGCTGGCACACAAGTAGCATTCTCCCGTTGCCCTGATGGATGGTGCGACGATCAACTTTACGGTTTTCCTCTTCTCGGTAGCCTCGCTGGCCTATATCACGTTTGCGAGTCTGCTGCAGAAGTTGTGGCTGCCGCTGCCTCTGCTGGCCTTGGCCACGGGCGTCATCATCGGCCCGCATGTATCGGGCCTGCTCCAGCTCCCCAGCGAAGAGCATCGCCACCTGATCATGGAAGAAGGCGCGCGCATGACCCTCGCCATCGGCCTGATGGGGATCGCGCTACGCCTGCCCAAGCACTACTGGCGCCGCGAGTGGCGCTTCTTTTCCGTCGTCATCCTGCTGGGGATGCCGCTGATGTGGGGGGCGGCCACCCTGGGCCTTTGGGCAGGCGGCAACTTCGGCTTCTGGATCTCGGCGCTATTGGCGGCGATCATCACCCCAACCGACCCTATTGTATCGACTCCGATCGTTACTGGCCCATTGGCCAACGAACAAATTCCCACCTGGGAGCAGCAGGGCATTTCGGCTGAATCTGGCTCCAACGACGGCCTCGGCTTCCTTTTTGTCATCCTGCCCATCTATGTGCTCAATCACGGGGTAAACTGGGCGACGGCTCAGGAGTGGCTGGTCGTGGGGTTGTTGAAGGAAATCGGGATGGCGGCGCTGCTCGGAGCCTTTTTTGGTTGGCTCGCGGCCCAGATCCTCACCTTTGTGAGCCATCGTGGCATGATTCGCCACACGTCTTATCTCGGCTTCACGCTCGCCCTGCCCGTGGTCATCATGACGGCGGTCAAAATGATGGGTGCCGACGGCATTCTGGCCGCGTTTGTCGCAGGCGTGGTCTTCGACCAATTTATCGACGACGAGCACCAGGAGCACCAGGAAGAGATTCAAGAGGCCATCAACAAATTTTTCACCATCACGATCTTCATGATCGTGGGCCTGTTCCTGCCCGTAACGGAATGGCCGGCACTCGGCTGGGGCATGGGGCTGCTTTGGCTGGCTGTCATCATCGGCCGACGCATGATAACGGTTGTTGTACTCAACCGCCTGCTGCGCCCGCGTATCAATGTGCCCGAGATGGCATTCCTCGGCTGGTTCGGGCCGCTGGGGATCGCAGCGCTTTACTATGTGATGTTTGCCGAAAATGAATTGAGCCGCAACGACTTGTGGCCGCACATCAGTCTCGCAATCACGCTCTCTGTCGTCATCCACGGCATTACCGCCGCTCCTTTCGCCCGCTGGCTGGGCTCTACATTGCGCCAGCGCGGGCAAGCTACCCACCCGTAATGACCTCTCTACAGCCCCCAAACGATCTCGCCCACCATCGTCCTCTGGTCGAGTTCCAGAAGCGCGTAATGATCGCGCTCGCCCTCATCGGCCTGGCCCTCTTCATGTGGAAGAGCGCCGAGGCTTTTCTGATCTTTTTTGCCGGCGTCGTGCTGGCCGTCGTAATGGGCGGCTTTGCGTATATGCTGCGCAGCAAGACGCATTGGACTTATTGCCACTGCCTCTACGTGGTCACGGCTTGCGTCTTCCTCCTTATCGCAGGGATCGCCATGCTGGTCCTGCCGATGGTGATCGAGGAATCGAAACGTCTGCTGGAAAAGATGCCGGCGATGATCGACCAGGTGAGGACCACCACCTGGGGGCGCATGTTCTTCAGTGGCGGCTTGAGCGGCGGCGACGGCGACGGT
Coding sequences:
- a CDS encoding DUF1698 domain-containing protein, translating into MAQLQTDFSNPSTPTERKVAELGPWFQNLHLPDGTQTAPKHPLGDFPSFKWEQLASHLPEDLSGQRVLELGCNAGFYALKLAERGAQVDAVEIDPHYLKQAIWAAEQHGLQKRIRFREASVNTVIREPDRYDGIFFMGLFYHLRYPLLALDGLVRKMDGWMVFQTLTSPEGSEGCAVPDNLEFERRERLAEPGWPKMAFIEHRLADDPTNWWAANIPGVEAMLRSAGLEIVERPMHETYLCRPRSYALEGDAFIQQALAEVLDPPNA
- a CDS encoding SDR family oxidoreductase, whose product is MVSENRKPVVVITGGTAGVGRATARKFAHEGYNVAVIAREAGRLEATEKELQQLGAHALAIQADVSDAHALAMAADRIEHQLGEIDVWVNCAMTSVFAPVKDTTPEEFRRVTEVCFLGYVYGTKAVLGRMLERDRGTIVQVGSALAYRGIPLQSAYCASKHAIQGFCDSLRTELLHDGSNVHVTMVQLPAVNTPQFSWVRSRLPQKAQPVPPIYQPEVAADGIYLAACSRRREVLVGSSTLKAVYGNKVAPGYADRKLAREGYSGQQIEEPEAADRPDNLYAPVPGDFAAHGDFDDRAYGHSLQLEASKHRGTVAMAGVTTGVLLGTALGLARVLRHRNDS
- a CDS encoding SDR family NAD(P)-dependent oxidoreductase — translated: MADKKDNNRVALITGAGEGLGRATALRLARDGVKVGCLGRHLDNTQETVDLIKEAGGEAKALQADISKWEDMQKAAKQLDELWGRIDIVFANAGINGTWTPIADMEPEEWCKTIDINLTGTFYTVKACLPMLKRDGGSVIITSSVNGTRMFTNTGASAYSSSKAGQVAFMKMIALELASHRIRVNAICPGAIESAIDDNTDKENIESEAEPVVFPEGKIPLTDGKPGKAEDVAELVYFLASEHSRHITGTEVFIDGAQSLLQG
- a CDS encoding DNA-binding protein yields the protein MRYQKLDTTGDTTYVLVFETGEAVMEKLAAFVAKEGIVSARFHGIGAFSEAGLRFFNTDHLEYIDIPVHEQVELLSLTGTIASRDGKAQLHAHAILGKPDGQCIGGHLKDAVVRPTLEVMVIASPAHLHREFDPRVELPLLQLDASKQQEV
- a CDS encoding glycine zipper domain-containing protein, which encodes MNAQTSFLYRPLAGLSLLAAFCFAGCENYRKPQNTEEGALQGAAAGAAAGALIGSQSGDALEGAAIGGAAGAAAGGYYGNREERRDRDDDD
- a CDS encoding sodium:proton antiporter → MDGATINFTVFLFSVASLAYITFASLLQKLWLPLPLLALATGVIIGPHVSGLLQLPSEEHRHLIMEEGARMTLAIGLMGIALRLPKHYWRREWRFFSVVILLGMPLMWGAATLGLWAGGNFGFWISALLAAIITPTDPIVSTPIVTGPLANEQIPTWEQQGISAESGSNDGLGFLFVILPIYVLNHGVNWATAQEWLVVGLLKEIGMAALLGAFFGWLAAQILTFVSHRGMIRHTSYLGFTLALPVVIMTAVKMMGADGILAAFVAGVVFDQFIDDEHQEHQEEIQEAINKFFTITIFMIVGLFLPVTEWPALGWGMGLLWLAVIIGRRMITVVVLNRLLRPRINVPEMAFLGWFGPLGIAALYYVMFAENELSRNDLWPHISLAITLSVVIHGITAAPFARWLGSTLRQRGQATHP